In uncultured Bacteroides sp., the following proteins share a genomic window:
- a CDS encoding polysaccharide biosynthesis/export family protein, whose protein sequence is MGQRCFFFVLLLALICFSSCTSYKNVPYLKDSEKFTAENYAKSVVLYTARIMPKDLLTITVSTITNPEDAYPFNLTVPSPISAAKNITTQPAMQTYLVDNNGNVNFPVLGLIKLSGFTKTGAEDLLKGKLKKYLKEDPIVTVRLVNYKISVIGEVTRPNTYTVENEKINIFEALALAGDLTVYGKRENVKIIRELEDGQKQIAVLSLNDKNIIFSPYFYLQQNDVVYIQPNKAKAQGSDIGSMTSILISTTSILVSLAGLIVTILK, encoded by the coding sequence ATGGGTCAAAGATGCTTTTTTTTTGTTTTGTTGCTTGCTTTAATTTGCTTTTCCTCATGTACTTCTTATAAGAATGTACCTTATTTGAAAGATTCAGAGAAATTCACAGCAGAAAATTATGCTAAAAGTGTCGTTTTATATACTGCGCGAATTATGCCTAAAGACTTGTTGACAATTACTGTTAGTACAATTACAAATCCGGAAGATGCATATCCATTCAATTTGACAGTACCGTCTCCAATATCTGCAGCTAAGAATATTACTACTCAGCCTGCTATGCAGACTTATTTGGTTGATAATAATGGAAATGTAAACTTTCCAGTTCTTGGATTAATTAAATTGAGTGGATTTACCAAAACGGGAGCAGAAGATTTACTAAAAGGTAAACTTAAAAAATATCTCAAAGAAGATCCAATTGTAACGGTTCGTCTGGTCAATTATAAGATTTCGGTTATAGGTGAAGTCACAAGACCTAATACTTACACTGTAGAAAATGAAAAGATTAATATCTTTGAAGCTTTAGCTTTAGCTGGGGATCTTACTGTATATGGTAAAAGAGAAAACGTTAAAATTATCCGTGAATTGGAAGATGGTCAAAAACAAATTGCAGTACTTAGTCTGAATGATAAGAATATTATTTTTTCTCCTTATTTTTATTTGCAACAAAACGATGTTGTATATATTCAACCAAATAAGGCGAAGGCTCAAGGTTCAGATATCGGTTCTATGACAAGTATTTTAATATCTACCACTTCAATACTTGTTTCATTGGCAGGTTTGATAGTTACTATCCTTAAATAA
- a CDS encoding polysaccharide biosynthesis tyrosine autokinase codes for MSEEFGKIGVENQSEEINIQEIFFKYLSYWKWLIVSLIVCLALAFVYLRYATPVYNFSAAVIIKDDKKGGNGTSELSVFEGMGLMGGSNNIENEIEVLKSKVIITSVVNALGLHTSYRLKESIASTELYKNSPIEIKMDSLALDSLSGGILLNVTMNPNRSLNVEGLVKDEEVKTTLYSLPALLRTSVGDLTVSYNPNSSSFVNKVIEVSINRPISVADAYLEKLSVDAASKTTSVIRFSLSETNRKRGEDFLAKLVEVYNRDAVEDKNKVALNTKLFIDDRIAIIDKELGSAEKTVEDYKRSQKMTDLKTDAELSLKTGNEYEQKLVEAETQLNLVDYLQKHVSNRANRYSLVPSNVGLEDPTLVATINEYNKTLLERDRLLRTASENNPTVLGLNGKLDALRGNVTAAIASVHHGLVIAEKDINRQTRLFNSQIENAPTQERVYTELSRQQLIKANLFEMLLQKREENNLSLAATANSAKIIDKPFAPDAPVSPKRSIIYLVALLLGFVIHLGIIYIRELFQVTIRSRADVEKLSKLSILSEIPNHKGKCNIAVRENDNSSIAEAFRVLRTNLLFILGKDKKVILFTSTQGGEGKSFVSLNTAISLALLNKKVLIVGLDIRKPRMAEYLNLNAKDGITNYLSGFEDDLDSLIVPSGIHPNLFALPAGPVPPNPSEQLIKETLDMAFDKFRKEYDYIIVDSAPIALVTDTLIINRVIDATAYVCRVNYSNKMNLKFANDTMEQKKMTNMFLIVNGIITGKRGYGYGYGYGYGYGYGDDNEKKQKKSRKKRKYDSEDTNS; via the coding sequence ATGTCTGAAGAATTTGGTAAAATAGGTGTAGAAAATCAATCTGAAGAAATTAATATTCAGGAAATATTTTTCAAATACCTATCATATTGGAAATGGTTGATAGTATCTTTGATAGTTTGTTTAGCACTTGCTTTCGTCTATCTAAGATATGCAACTCCTGTTTATAACTTTTCTGCTGCTGTAATCATCAAAGATGATAAAAAAGGTGGAAATGGAACGAGTGAGCTATCTGTCTTTGAAGGAATGGGATTAATGGGCGGCTCAAATAATATTGAGAATGAAATCGAAGTTCTGAAATCAAAGGTGATAATAACATCTGTAGTGAATGCTTTGGGATTGCATACATCTTATAGATTAAAAGAATCTATTGCTTCTACTGAACTTTATAAAAATAGTCCTATAGAAATTAAAATGGATTCTCTGGCATTAGATTCTTTGTCCGGCGGTATTTTGCTTAATGTAACGATGAATCCTAACAGAAGTCTGAATGTTGAAGGTCTAGTAAAAGATGAAGAGGTTAAAACGACTCTATATTCTCTTCCTGCGTTGTTAAGAACATCTGTTGGTGATTTAACCGTATCTTATAATCCAAATTCTTCATCTTTCGTTAATAAAGTAATTGAAGTGTCAATAAACAGACCAATTAGTGTTGCTGATGCTTATTTAGAAAAACTCTCCGTTGATGCTGCTTCTAAAACAACGTCAGTAATTAGATTTTCGTTATCTGAAACCAATCGTAAACGTGGTGAGGACTTCCTGGCAAAATTAGTTGAGGTATATAATCGTGACGCTGTGGAAGATAAAAATAAAGTTGCATTGAACACAAAGCTATTTATTGATGATCGTATTGCTATTATAGATAAGGAACTAGGTTCCGCTGAGAAAACGGTGGAAGATTATAAGCGTAGTCAAAAAATGACAGACTTAAAAACGGATGCTGAACTGTCTTTAAAGACTGGTAATGAATACGAGCAAAAACTAGTAGAAGCAGAAACACAACTTAACTTAGTAGATTATTTGCAGAAACATGTAAGCAATAGAGCTAATAGATATTCGCTGGTTCCAAGTAATGTGGGTCTTGAAGATCCAACTTTGGTTGCAACAATCAATGAATATAATAAAACACTATTGGAACGTGATAGGTTATTGCGTACGGCTTCAGAGAATAATCCAACAGTGTTAGGGCTGAATGGGAAGCTTGATGCTCTGAGAGGGAATGTTACGGCTGCAATCGCAAGTGTACATCATGGTCTAGTTATTGCGGAAAAGGATATTAACCGTCAAACGAGGTTGTTTAACAGTCAAATAGAGAATGCTCCTACTCAGGAACGTGTATATACAGAACTTTCTCGCCAACAATTAATCAAAGCAAATTTGTTTGAAATGTTGCTTCAAAAACGCGAAGAAAATAATCTTTCTTTGGCTGCTACAGCTAATAGTGCTAAGATAATTGATAAGCCTTTTGCCCCAGATGCCCCTGTTTCTCCTAAGCGTTCTATTATTTATTTAGTTGCATTACTTCTTGGTTTTGTTATTCATTTAGGAATTATTTATATTAGAGAATTGTTTCAAGTTACAATTCGTTCACGTGCTGATGTGGAAAAACTCTCTAAACTTTCAATCTTGTCAGAAATTCCCAACCATAAGGGCAAGTGCAATATTGCAGTTAGAGAGAATGATAATAGTTCTATTGCAGAAGCATTTCGTGTGCTTCGTACAAACCTTTTGTTCATTTTGGGTAAAGATAAAAAAGTTATTTTATTTACTTCCACTCAGGGGGGAGAAGGAAAGAGCTTTGTAAGTTTGAATACAGCTATTAGTTTAGCTCTATTAAATAAAAAAGTACTGATTGTTGGTTTGGATATTAGAAAACCTCGTATGGCTGAATATCTCAATTTAAATGCTAAGGATGGTATTACAAACTATTTATCAGGCTTTGAAGATGACTTGGATAGCTTGATTGTTCCTTCAGGAATTCATCCAAATCTTTTCGCATTACCTGCTGGTCCAGTTCCTCCTAACCCTTCGGAGCAATTGATTAAAGAAACCTTGGATATGGCTTTTGATAAGTTCCGTAAGGAGTATGATTATATTATTGTTGACTCTGCTCCTATAGCACTTGTAACGGATACCTTGATCATTAATCGTGTAATTGATGCTACAGCATATGTTTGTCGTGTTAATTATTCAAATAAAATGAATCTAAAGTTTGCAAATGATACTATGGAGCAGAAAAAAATGACGAATATGTTTCTTATTGTTAATGGAATTATAACTGGTAAAAGAGGTTATGGATATGGTTATGGTTATGGATACGGTTATGGCTATGGAGATGATAATGAAAAGAAACAAAAGAAATCACGTAAGAAAAGAAAATACGATAGCGAAGATACAAATTCGTAA
- a CDS encoding L-serine ammonia-lyase — protein sequence MKSIKELYRIGNGPSSSHTMGPKKAAELFLARHPEATSFNVTLYGSLAATGKGHFTDAAIISVLKPHASVNIIWQPKIFLPFHPNGMTFEAFNNEGKEIDNWTVYSVGGGALSEEDGPIGGDNREIYGMNSMQEILNWCEVSGKCYWEYVQECEDSDIWDYLAEVWATMKASIKRGLEQEGVLPGPLNLRRKAATYFIRSSGYKQSLRSRGLVFAYALAVSEENASGGQIVTAPTCGSCGVVPAVLYHLQESREFSDARILRALATAGLVGNIVKTNASISGAEVGCQGEVGVACAMASAAANQLFGGSPAQIEYAAEMGLEHHLGMTCDPVCGLVQIPCIERNAYAAARALDANLFSTYTDGIHRVSFDKVVQVMKQTGHDLPSLYKETGEGGLAKDYEQM from the coding sequence ATGAAATCAATTAAGGAACTTTACCGGATTGGAAACGGTCCATCAAGTAGTCACACTATGGGACCAAAGAAAGCAGCAGAACTTTTTCTGGCTCGGCATCCGGAAGCGACCTCATTCAATGTAACTCTTTACGGCAGTCTGGCAGCAACAGGAAAAGGCCACTTTACAGATGCTGCAATTATTTCCGTACTGAAACCTCATGCGTCAGTAAACATTATCTGGCAACCTAAAATTTTTCTGCCTTTTCACCCTAATGGAATGACCTTTGAAGCTTTCAACAATGAAGGAAAGGAGATAGATAACTGGACAGTTTATAGTGTTGGAGGAGGTGCTCTTTCTGAAGAAGATGGCCCGATTGGAGGCGATAACAGAGAAATCTACGGAATGAACAGCATGCAAGAAATTCTCAACTGGTGCGAAGTTAGTGGAAAATGCTACTGGGAATACGTGCAAGAGTGCGAAGATAGCGATATATGGGATTATCTTGCAGAGGTATGGGCTACAATGAAAGCGTCTATCAAGCGAGGACTGGAACAGGAAGGCGTTTTACCAGGTCCGCTAAACCTGCGCAGAAAGGCAGCAACCTACTTTATCCGTTCAAGCGGGTACAAACAATCTCTTCGTTCCCGAGGATTGGTATTTGCCTATGCCCTGGCAGTAAGCGAAGAAAACGCATCAGGAGGACAAATAGTCACCGCCCCCACCTGCGGATCATGTGGAGTAGTTCCGGCTGTTCTCTACCATTTGCAGGAAAGTCGCGAATTCAGTGACGCAAGAATCCTTCGCGCCTTAGCTACAGCCGGATTAGTTGGAAATATAGTAAAGACAAATGCATCCATATCCGGAGCAGAAGTCGGCTGTCAGGGAGAAGTTGGAGTAGCTTGTGCCATGGCATCCGCAGCAGCCAACCAGCTCTTCGGTGGAAGTCCTGCACAAATTGAATATGCAGCGGAAATGGGATTGGAACATCACCTCGGTATGACTTGTGACCCAGTCTGTGGCCTGGTTCAAATTCCTTGCATAGAACGCAATGCTTACGCAGCAGCCCGTGCTCTTGATGCAAATCTCTTTTCAACTTACACAGATGGTATTCACCGGGTATCGTTCGATAAAGTGGTACAAGTAATGAAGCAAACAGGACACGATTTACCTTCTTTATATAAAGAAACAGGTGAAGGTGGACTTGCAAAAGATTATGAGCAGATGTAA
- the corA gene encoding magnesium/cobalt transporter CorA gives MKNNLLSEKLAYSGVSNTPTHLHLCTYNETEVQEFSGNKFSDIQSGIRENAINWLQIHGLQDTETIRKIGNYFGINFLVIQDILNPHHPTKIEQYESHLVLILKLFQLDKNNQLHKQQLCIIQGKNFVLSFFENESSFFNDVTTAIQNNILKIRNRESDYLLSVLLNDVMANYRDIISTVEDSLEEMESRLLTITSASDIGIKIQENRRHYMQIKRAVFPLKEQYNRMLFSDSELIHKKNRVFFNDVNDHLQFVLQTIEICRETLSSLVDLYISNNDLRMNDIMKRLTVVSTIFIPLTFLVGVWGMNFKIMPELDWKYGYLTAWIIMIIVGWIGYWFFKKKKWY, from the coding sequence ATGAAGAATAATCTATTGAGCGAGAAATTGGCCTATAGCGGGGTGAGTAACACTCCCACTCATTTGCATCTTTGCACCTATAATGAAACTGAAGTGCAGGAATTTTCAGGGAATAAATTCAGTGATATACAAAGTGGAATTCGTGAAAATGCCATCAACTGGTTGCAGATACATGGACTTCAGGATACGGAAACTATTCGTAAAATAGGGAACTACTTTGGAATCAACTTTCTGGTTATTCAAGATATTCTCAATCCTCACCATCCCACAAAGATAGAGCAATATGAATCACACCTGGTTCTTATCCTGAAACTATTTCAGCTGGATAAAAACAACCAATTGCATAAACAGCAACTCTGCATTATTCAAGGGAAGAACTTCGTGCTTTCATTTTTCGAGAACGAAAGTTCGTTCTTTAATGATGTAACAACTGCCATACAAAACAATATTTTAAAAATCCGGAACCGAGAAAGCGACTACTTACTGAGTGTCTTGCTAAATGATGTAATGGCAAACTATCGGGATATAATATCCACCGTGGAAGATTCACTGGAAGAGATGGAATCTCGCCTACTTACCATCACATCCGCCAGCGATATTGGCATAAAAATTCAGGAAAATCGGCGGCATTATATGCAGATAAAGCGAGCCGTATTTCCGCTCAAGGAGCAATATAACAGAATGCTCTTTAGCGATAGCGAATTAATTCACAAGAAGAACAGGGTTTTCTTCAATGATGTTAACGATCATCTGCAATTTGTACTTCAAACAATAGAAATCTGCCGGGAGACTCTCTCCTCTTTAGTCGATCTATATATATCCAACAACGATTTGCGGATGAACGACATTATGAAACGGCTTACGGTTGTTTCCACTATATTTATCCCACTAACCTTTCTTGTTGGAGTATGGGGGATGAATTTTAAGATTATGCCGGAACTCGACTGGAAGTATGGTTACCTCACTGCATGGATAATCATGATCATTGTAGGATGGATTGGCTATTGGTTTTTCAAGAAAAAGAAATGGTATTAA
- a CDS encoding Smr/MutS family protein has product MIYPHNFEQKIGFDTIRELLKVKCLSTLGEERVDNMSFTDQFAAIEEQLCRVTEFVRIIQEEDGFPDQYFFDVRPSLKKIRIEGTYLDEQEVFDLRRSLETIRDIVKFLDREDDEDSTVPYPHLKSLAGDIAVFPQLIGKIDQILNKYGKIKDNASAELSRIRRELSNTMGGISRSLNAILRNAQSEGYVDKDVTPTMRDGRLVIPVAPGLKRKIKGIVHDESASGKTVFIEPAEVVEANNRIRELEGEERREIIRILVDFSKLLRPSVPEILQSYEFLAEIDFIRAKAHFAIQINAIQPALEDKQLIDWTDAVHPLLQLSLAKHGKKVVPLELELNKKQRILIISGPNAGGKSVCLKTVGLLQYMLQCGMPIPLHERSHAGIFSNIFIDIGDEQSIEDDLSTYSSHLLNMKNMMKGCNAQSLILIDEFGGGTEPQIGGAIAESVLKRFNEKETFGVITTHYQNLKHFAEDHEGVVNGAMLYDRHLMQALFQLQIGNPGSSFAVEIARKIGLPEEVIADASEIVGSEYINADKYLQDIVRDKRYWENKRQNIRQREKQMEDTIARYQTEIEELNHSRKEIIRQAKEDAERLLSDSNAKIENTIRLIKEAQAEKEQTRLIRKELSDFKESINEVGSKEHEEKIARKMEKLREKQGRKKEKKSSPEKVVHKEVKVEPLTPGCPVKIKGQTSVGELLEVNGKNAVVAFGMIKTSIKLEKLERATGQQPKKEQKSTFVSSQTQDEMYEKKLHFKQDIDVRGMRGDEALQAVTYFVDDAIQIGVGRVRILHGTGTGILRQLIRQYLETVSGIAHFQDEHIQFGGAGITVVDLE; this is encoded by the coding sequence ATGATATATCCCCATAACTTTGAACAGAAGATAGGATTCGACACCATTCGTGAATTACTGAAGGTAAAATGCCTTAGTACACTTGGCGAAGAACGTGTGGACAATATGAGTTTCACCGATCAATTTGCCGCGATTGAGGAACAATTATGCCGGGTAACGGAATTTGTTCGCATCATTCAGGAAGAGGACGGATTTCCAGACCAATACTTTTTTGATGTGCGTCCTTCACTTAAGAAGATTCGCATTGAAGGTACGTATCTGGATGAGCAGGAAGTATTCGATCTTCGACGTTCACTGGAAACCATTCGCGACATCGTGAAGTTTCTTGACCGTGAGGATGATGAAGATTCAACTGTGCCCTACCCTCACCTGAAAAGTCTTGCCGGAGACATTGCGGTGTTTCCACAACTTATTGGCAAGATTGATCAGATTCTGAACAAGTATGGGAAGATTAAAGATAATGCTTCTGCTGAATTATCCCGCATCCGACGTGAATTAAGTAATACAATGGGAGGCATTTCCCGCAGCCTTAACGCTATTCTTCGGAATGCTCAAAGCGAAGGGTATGTGGATAAGGACGTAACGCCTACCATGCGTGACGGACGGTTGGTGATTCCTGTTGCTCCCGGATTGAAACGCAAAATCAAAGGTATCGTTCATGACGAATCTGCCAGCGGAAAAACTGTATTCATTGAACCTGCCGAAGTTGTGGAGGCAAACAACCGGATTCGAGAGTTAGAAGGAGAAGAACGAAGAGAAATTATCCGAATCCTTGTTGATTTTTCCAAATTGCTACGCCCTTCCGTTCCTGAAATTCTTCAAAGTTATGAGTTTCTGGCCGAGATTGATTTTATTCGCGCCAAGGCACATTTTGCAATACAGATCAATGCCATCCAACCGGCTTTGGAAGATAAACAGCTTATTGACTGGACCGATGCGGTTCATCCGTTGCTGCAGCTATCTTTAGCGAAACATGGCAAGAAGGTAGTGCCGCTGGAACTGGAACTAAACAAAAAACAACGTATACTTATTATATCCGGTCCAAATGCCGGTGGTAAATCGGTTTGTCTTAAAACCGTTGGTTTGCTGCAATACATGCTGCAGTGCGGTATGCCTATCCCGCTACACGAGCGGAGTCATGCCGGAATATTCAGCAATATCTTTATTGATATTGGTGACGAACAGTCTATTGAGGACGATTTAAGTACATATAGTTCGCATCTGCTGAACATGAAAAACATGATGAAGGGATGCAATGCTCAAAGTCTTATCCTTATAGATGAGTTTGGTGGTGGTACAGAACCACAGATTGGCGGTGCAATAGCAGAATCCGTCCTGAAACGTTTCAATGAAAAAGAGACTTTCGGGGTTATTACTACACACTATCAAAATCTGAAACATTTCGCTGAAGATCATGAGGGCGTAGTTAACGGAGCCATGCTCTACGACCGTCACCTGATGCAGGCACTTTTCCAACTCCAGATAGGTAATCCGGGTAGCTCTTTCGCAGTAGAAATTGCACGAAAGATTGGACTTCCGGAAGAAGTAATCGCAGATGCTTCTGAGATTGTGGGAAGCGAGTACATCAATGCAGATAAATACCTGCAGGACATTGTACGCGACAAGCGATACTGGGAAAATAAACGCCAGAATATCCGCCAGCGTGAGAAGCAGATGGAGGACACCATTGCTCGTTATCAGACAGAGATAGAGGAGTTGAACCATTCCCGCAAAGAGATTATCCGCCAGGCAAAGGAGGATGCAGAGCGCTTACTATCTGATTCAAACGCAAAGATTGAAAATACTATCCGTCTGATCAAAGAGGCTCAGGCAGAGAAAGAGCAGACAAGGCTGATACGTAAGGAACTGAGCGACTTCAAAGAATCAATTAATGAAGTAGGTTCCAAAGAGCATGAGGAGAAGATTGCCCGCAAAATGGAGAAACTCCGTGAGAAACAAGGTAGGAAGAAGGAGAAAAAGAGCTCTCCGGAGAAGGTTGTCCACAAAGAAGTGAAAGTTGAGCCGCTTACTCCAGGCTGTCCGGTGAAGATTAAAGGTCAGACATCCGTAGGTGAACTGCTTGAGGTTAACGGAAAGAATGCGGTAGTAGCCTTTGGAATGATCAAAACATCTATTAAGCTCGAAAAGCTGGAACGTGCAACTGGTCAGCAACCTAAGAAGGAACAAAAAAGTACGTTTGTAAGCTCGCAAACTCAGGATGAGATGTATGAAAAGAAGCTGCACTTCAAGCAAGACATCGATGTTCGCGGCATGAGGGGCGACGAGGCTTTGCAGGCTGTGACCTATTTCGTAGACGATGCTATTCAGATTGGTGTAGGCAGGGTTCGCATTCTTCACGGAACGGGAACGGGTATACTACGTCAGCTAATTCGGCAATATCTGGAAACAGTGAGTGGCATTGCCCATTTTCAGGACGAGCATATACAATTTGGCGGGGCCGGAATTACGGTTGTTGATTTGGAATAA
- the pflA gene encoding pyruvate formate-lyase-activating protein yields MINVHSYESMGTFDGPGLRLVVFLQGCNFRCKYCANPDTITLKGGKPTEIEEIVRMALSQKAFFGKKGGITFSGGEPTLQAKELIPLFRRLKEEGIHICLDSNGGNMNDDVKELLSLTDLVLLDIKEFNPDHHMILTERSNAQTLGTAALLEETKHPMWLRYVLVPGYSDFEEDIVALCEHFKSYSMIQRIEILPYHTLGKHKYEALKKPYLLDEVKENTPAQLEHARELFSRYFSEVYVN; encoded by the coding sequence ATGATCAACGTTCATTCATATGAATCTATGGGAACCTTCGACGGTCCCGGTCTGCGATTGGTAGTATTCCTGCAAGGATGTAACTTTCGCTGTAAGTACTGTGCCAATCCTGATACAATTACTCTGAAAGGCGGCAAGCCTACAGAGATTGAAGAGATTGTGCGTATGGCTCTCAGTCAGAAGGCTTTCTTCGGAAAGAAAGGCGGCATCACCTTTAGCGGTGGCGAGCCTACTCTTCAGGCAAAGGAACTGATTCCTTTGTTCCGCAGACTCAAGGAAGAAGGAATACATATTTGTCTGGATTCCAACGGAGGAAATATGAATGATGATGTGAAAGAACTTCTTTCGCTAACGGATCTGGTTCTTTTAGATATAAAAGAATTCAATCCCGATCATCACATGATACTTACAGAACGTAGCAATGCCCAGACTTTGGGCACTGCTGCTCTTCTGGAAGAGACTAAGCATCCCATGTGGCTTCGCTATGTATTGGTTCCCGGATACAGTGATTTCGAGGAAGATATCGTTGCTCTGTGCGAACATTTCAAGTCTTATTCCATGATTCAGCGCATTGAAATACTTCCTTATCACACGCTGGGGAAGCATAAATATGAAGCATTAAAGAAACCTTACCTCCTGGATGAGGTAAAAGAAAACACTCCTGCCCAACTGGAGCATGCACGGGAACTATTCTCCCGTTATTTCTCTGAGGTTTATGTAAATTGA
- the pflB gene encoding formate C-acetyltransferase, producing the protein MELNKTFNDGIWSKEINVRDFVLTNINPYDGDASFLAGPTERTKKIWNLCLAAIAEERANNGVRSIDNKTVSTISSHKAGYIDKENELIVGLQTDELLKRAIKPFGGINVVAKSCKENGLEVDEKVKDIFTHYRKTHNEGVFDVYTDEIRSFRSLGFLTGLPDNYARGRVIGDYRRMALYGLDRLIAAKIEDLHNLTGPMDEARIRLREEVKEQIKALNEMKVMGEYYGLDLSRPAYTAQEAVQWVYMAYLAAVKEQDGAAMSLGNVSSFLDIYIDYELNQGTIDESFAQELIDQFVIKLRMVRHLRMSSYNDIFAGDPTWVTESLGGRFNDGRHKVTKTSFRFLQTLYNLGASPEPNLTVLWSPELPEGFKDFCAKVSIDTSSIQYENDDLMRAVRHSDDYGIACCVSFQDIGRQIQFFGARTNLAKALLLAINGGRCENTGTLMIKGIPALKSDVLNFDEVMANYKLVLKEVARVYNDAMNIIHYMHDKYYYEKAQMALIDTNPRINLAYGAAGLSIAADSLSAIKFAKVTARRNELGLTEGFDINGEFPCYGNDDDKVDTLAVDLTHFFNEELSKLPIYKNARPTLSILTITSNVMYGKKTGATPDGRKKGMAFAPGANPMHGRDQKGAIASLTSVAKINYDDAQDGVSNTFSIVPKSLGVTAEDRVDNLVSMMDGYFSKGAHHLNVNVLNREMLEDAMEHPENYPQLTIRVSGYAVNFVSLSREHQLEVISRSFHSKM; encoded by the coding sequence ATGGAATTGAATAAGACATTTAATGACGGAATTTGGAGCAAAGAAATTAATGTTAGAGACTTCGTTCTTACCAACATCAATCCTTACGATGGTGATGCATCATTTCTTGCCGGACCTACTGAACGTACAAAAAAGATTTGGAATCTATGCCTTGCTGCTATTGCAGAAGAAAGAGCTAATAACGGTGTTCGCTCAATCGACAACAAAACTGTTTCAACTATTTCTTCTCACAAAGCGGGCTATATTGATAAAGAAAACGAATTAATCGTTGGTTTGCAAACTGACGAACTTTTAAAAAGAGCTATCAAACCTTTCGGAGGTATCAATGTTGTAGCTAAATCCTGCAAAGAGAACGGCCTTGAAGTGGATGAAAAAGTAAAAGATATCTTTACTCATTATCGTAAGACTCATAACGAAGGAGTATTTGATGTATATACAGACGAAATTCGTTCATTCCGCTCACTGGGTTTCTTAACTGGTTTACCAGATAATTATGCTCGTGGTCGTGTTATTGGTGACTATCGTCGTATGGCTCTTTATGGTCTTGACAGACTTATTGCAGCTAAGATTGAGGATCTTCACAATCTTACAGGACCAATGGATGAAGCACGTATCCGTTTACGTGAAGAGGTTAAAGAACAAATCAAAGCTCTGAACGAAATGAAAGTGATGGGCGAATATTACGGATTAGATCTTTCTCGCCCTGCATATACTGCTCAGGAAGCTGTTCAATGGGTATACATGGCTTATCTGGCTGCTGTAAAAGAGCAAGACGGAGCTGCTATGTCTCTTGGAAATGTTTCTTCTTTCCTTGATATCTACATTGACTACGAATTAAATCAGGGAACAATTGACGAATCATTTGCTCAGGAATTGATTGACCAGTTCGTAATTAAATTACGTATGGTTCGTCACCTTAGAATGAGTTCTTACAATGATATCTTTGCTGGTGACCCAACATGGGTAACTGAATCACTTGGTGGTCGTTTTAACGACGGTCGTCATAAAGTAACTAAGACTTCTTTCCGTTTCTTACAGACATTATATAATTTAGGAGCTTCTCCAGAACCAAACTTAACAGTTCTTTGGTCGCCTGAATTACCAGAAGGATTCAAAGATTTCTGTGCAAAAGTTTCTATTGATACTTCTTCTATCCAGTATGAAAATGACGACTTAATGCGTGCCGTTCGTCACAGTGACGATTACGGAATTGCTTGTTGCGTTTCTTTCCAGGATATAGGTCGCCAGATTCAGTTCTTCGGAGCACGTACCAACCTGGCTAAAGCATTATTGCTTGCAATCAATGGCGGACGATGCGAAAACACCGGAACATTAATGATTAAGGGTATTCCTGCTTTGAAAAGCGATGTGCTTAATTTTGATGAAGTGATGGCTAATTATAAGCTTGTATTGAAAGAAGTTGCTCGTGTATATAATGACGCGATGAACATTATTCACTACATGCACGATAAGTATTACTACGAAAAAGCTCAGATGGCTCTTATTGATACTAATCCTCGTATCAACTTAGCTTATGGTGCTGCCGGATTATCTATTGCTGCCGATTCACTTTCTGCTATTAAATTCGCAAAGGTTACTGCCCGCCGCAATGAACTTGGTCTGACTGAAGGCTTTGATATTAACGGAGAATTCCCTTGCTACGGAAATGATGACGATAAAGTAGATACTTTAGCTGTAGACCTGACTCACTTTTTCAATGAAGAACTTAGCAAGCTTCCTATCTACAAGAATGCCCGCCCTACTCTTTCTATTCTTACAATTACTTCAAATGTAATGTATGGTAAAAAGACTGGTGCTACTCCTGACGGACGTAAGAAAGGTATGGCTTTCGCTCCGGGTGCAAACCCAATGCACGGACGTGATCAGAAGGGTGCTATCGCTTCTCTTACATCTGTAGCTAAGATTAATTACGATGATGCTCAGGATGGAGTAAGTAATACATTCTCTATTGTACCTAAATCTCTTGGTGTAACAGCTGAAGATCGTGTTGACAATCTGGTATCAATGATGGATGGTTACTTCAGTAAAGGTGCTCATCACTTGAATGTGAATGTACTTAACCGTGAAATGCTGGAAGATGCAATGGAACATCCTGAAAACTATCCACAACTTACAATTCGTGTATCTGGTTATGCTGTAAACTTTGTCAGCCTGAGCCGTGAACACCAGTTGGAAGTTATTTCAAGAAGTTTCCACTCAAAAATGTGA